The window CCCGGATGTTCCTGGCCCGCCGCGTGCCTTGTATCGCGCCACGGCACGGACACCGGCGAGGGCCGGGGCGCGGTGTGCGCCGACGTGCCTTACCTACTCACGCACGGGGACGTATGGATCTACTCTGGTGGCTCATCGTCGGCGTCGTCGCCGGATACCTGACCGGGAAGCTCATGCAGGGCGCCGGGTACGGGCCGTTGATGGACGTGGTCGTCGGCGTCATCGGCGCCTTCATCGGCGGGTTCGTAATGCGCTCGCTTGGCTTCGCGGGGCAGGGCGGTCTGTTGTACACGATCCTCGTCGCGGTACTCGGCGCTGTCCTGCTCACGCTCCTTGTCCGCCTCGTGACCGGCGGACGGCGTCAGCAGCTCTGACCAGTGGTGCCCCGGCCGGGCGCGGCTCGGCCCGACCGGGGACCAACGCGCGGCTGGTGTTGCGTGGCGTCCACAGGTGTGGTGCCGCCGTGACAGCAGCCGCGGTGGGACGGTGTCCAGGAGGA is drawn from Gemmatimonadetes bacterium T265 and contains these coding sequences:
- a CDS encoding transglycosylase, encoding MDLLWWLIVGVVAGYLTGKLMQGAGYGPLMDVVVGVIGAFIGGFVMRSLGFAGQGGLLYTILVAVLGAVLLTLLVRLVTGGRRQQL